A window of the Equus asinus isolate D_3611 breed Donkey chromosome 20, EquAss-T2T_v2, whole genome shotgun sequence genome harbors these coding sequences:
- the LOC106825127 gene encoding olfactory receptor 2D2-like, with protein MTQTNETQVTEFLLLGLSDDPHTQQLLFILFLGVYLVTVLGNLLLMSLVQVDSQLHTPMYFFLFNLSLADLCFSTNIIPQTLAHLLSKKKLISFTRCAAQLLLFLIFGCTQCALLAVMSYDRYVAIGNPLHYPSIMMWRVCAQLAAGSWTSGIVVSVVDTTFILRLPYRGSNSIAHFFCEAPALLILASTNTRTSEMVIFLMGVMILLIPVSLILISYGCIIETVVRMKSAEGRVKAFSTCGAHLMVVILFYGSGIVTYMTPKSSKEQEKLVSVFYAMVTPMLNPLIYSLRNKDVKGSLRKAATRNFPRRLGIFR; from the coding sequence atgacACAGACAAATGAGACACAGGTGACAGAAttcctccttctgggactctctGATGACCCACACACCCAGCAGCTGCTATTCATCTTATTCCTGGGTGTCTACCTGGTCACTGTGCTTGGGAATCTGCTTCTCATGTCCCTTGTTCAGGTCGACTCCCAGCttcacacacccatgtatttttttctcttcaacttATCTCTGGCTGACCTCTGTTTCTCTACCAATATCATTCCTCAGACCCTAGCCCACCTGCTATCCAAGAAGAAGCTCATTTCATTCACACGTTGTGCAGCTCAGCTTCTACTCTTCCTCATTTTTGGGTGTACACAGTGTGCCCTTCTGGCAGTGATGTCTTATGATCGGTATGTAGCCATCGGCAACCCTTTGCATTACCCTAGCATCATGATGTGGAGAGTGTGTGCCCAGCTGGCTGCAGGATCATGGACAAGTGGCATTGTTGTGTCTGTGGTGGACACCACATTCATACTAAGGCTACCTTACCGAGGCAGCAATAGTATTGCTCATTTCTTTTGTGAGGCCCCTGCACTGTTGATCCTGGCATCCACAAATACTCGCACTTCAGAAATGGTCATTTTCCTCATGGGTGTCATGATTCTCCTCATACCTGTTTCCCTAATTCTGATATCCTATGGCTGCATCATAGAGACTGTGGTCAGGATGAAGTCAGCTGAGGGAAGGGTCAAGGCATTCTCTACCTGTGGCGCCCACCTCATGgttgtcattcttttttatgggtcAGGAATTGTCACGTACATGACACCAAAGTcttccaaagaacaggaaaaactaGTGTCTGTGTTCTATGCAATGGTGACCCCCATGCTCAATCccctcatctacagcctgaggaacaaggatgtgaagggATCTCTGAGGAAAGCAGCCACAAGGAATTTCCCACGCAGACTTGGGATTTTCCGCTGA